The Burkholderia ambifaria AMMD genome includes a region encoding these proteins:
- a CDS encoding hybrid sensor histidine kinase/response regulator encodes MRADHFVQFYESDEQLVSEVASFAADALRDGGSAIVIARADRLAAVHERLDALGAAIGPGARDRIFMSSAQALLDSFMDGDLPDPARFRRSIGPIVEAAIRAGRPVHAFGEMVSLLCAQDRYAGALRLEALWDELIARYRFSLYCGYSHDAFPSAEQSEMFRHVCSLHRRILPAASLRNDENELHLTLALSQQRSRALSDEIRRREDAEQQRNGVLMHAPLPIALLSGPEHRIVLANHRFSALCGRTDIVDQPLTSVLPGGDTPAIVQALETAREQGCSTTIGEHHDRPEPDGAARVYRLHFNPQPLAEGLGVIVSAVEVTEHVAAREKLVAANAERDRLLGELRDANQAKDQFLAVLGHELRNPLTPISLALELIRNRDGQATPNEIAIIQRQLDHMVRLIDDLLDVSRITRGKITLKKESLRLADIVDRAVEVASPLLEQRRHRLHVDADPDARCHGDPVRLSQVVANLLTNAAKYTMPGGDITVRATHGVDGAAIIEVCDNGAGIPPDRLDSIFEPFYRLDGETKQAHGGLGIGLALVRSLVNLHGGTVRADSAGPGCGSTFTIALPEYRPKAVAVVAPQPPPGIRELAPGSTGRRVMLVDDNEDAASTLAQWLRDAGHEVAVVHDPVTALAAYRAYRPDVAILDIGLPVMDGYELLRRLKAINEVTTCMFLALTGYGRSADRERCLATGFLQHFVKPVDPAALHLAMTLPRPGGDAHDGTGAEAGR; translated from the coding sequence GCGACGGCGGCAGCGCGATCGTGATCGCCCGGGCCGACCGGCTCGCGGCGGTGCACGAACGCCTGGATGCGCTCGGCGCGGCAATCGGCCCGGGAGCCCGCGACCGGATCTTCATGTCAAGCGCGCAGGCGCTGCTCGACAGCTTCATGGACGGCGACCTGCCCGATCCGGCGCGCTTTCGCCGCTCGATCGGCCCGATCGTCGAAGCCGCGATCCGCGCGGGCCGCCCCGTGCATGCGTTCGGAGAAATGGTCTCGCTGCTGTGCGCGCAGGACCGGTACGCCGGGGCCCTGCGACTGGAAGCGTTATGGGACGAACTGATCGCGCGGTACCGCTTCTCGCTCTACTGCGGCTATTCGCATGACGCGTTTCCGAGCGCCGAGCAGTCGGAGATGTTCCGCCACGTGTGCTCGCTGCACCGCCGCATCCTGCCTGCCGCGTCGCTGCGCAACGACGAGAACGAGCTGCACCTGACACTGGCGCTGTCCCAGCAACGCTCGCGCGCGCTGAGCGACGAGATCCGCCGCCGCGAGGACGCCGAACAGCAACGCAACGGCGTCCTGATGCATGCGCCGTTGCCGATCGCGCTGCTGTCGGGCCCGGAGCACCGGATCGTGCTCGCGAATCACCGTTTTTCCGCGCTGTGCGGCCGGACCGACATCGTCGACCAGCCGCTGACGTCGGTGCTGCCCGGCGGCGATACGCCCGCGATCGTGCAGGCGCTTGAAACCGCCCGCGAGCAAGGCTGCTCGACGACGATCGGCGAGCACCACGACCGGCCCGAACCGGACGGCGCCGCCCGCGTGTACCGGCTGCATTTCAATCCGCAGCCGCTCGCCGAGGGGCTCGGCGTGATCGTCAGCGCGGTCGAGGTGACCGAGCACGTCGCCGCGCGCGAGAAGCTCGTCGCCGCGAACGCCGAGCGCGACCGGCTGCTGGGCGAATTGCGCGACGCGAACCAGGCGAAGGACCAGTTTCTCGCGGTGCTCGGCCACGAGCTGCGCAATCCGCTGACGCCGATCTCGCTCGCGCTCGAGCTGATCCGCAACCGCGACGGCCAGGCGACGCCGAACGAGATCGCGATCATCCAGCGGCAGCTCGATCACATGGTCCGGCTGATCGACGACCTGCTCGACGTGTCGCGCATCACGCGCGGCAAGATCACGCTGAAGAAAGAATCCTTGCGGCTCGCGGACATCGTCGATCGCGCGGTCGAGGTCGCCAGCCCGCTGCTCGAGCAGCGCCGCCACCGCCTCCATGTCGACGCCGATCCCGACGCGCGTTGCCACGGCGACCCGGTGCGGCTGTCGCAGGTCGTCGCGAACCTGCTGACCAATGCGGCGAAATACACGATGCCGGGCGGCGACATCACCGTGCGCGCGACGCACGGCGTGGACGGCGCCGCGATCATCGAGGTCTGCGACAACGGCGCCGGCATTCCGCCCGACCGCCTCGACAGCATCTTCGAGCCGTTCTACCGGCTCGACGGCGAAACGAAGCAGGCGCACGGCGGCCTCGGCATCGGCCTCGCGCTCGTGCGCAGCCTCGTGAACCTGCATGGCGGCACCGTGCGCGCGGACAGCGCCGGCCCCGGCTGCGGCAGCACATTTACGATCGCGCTGCCCGAATACCGGCCGAAAGCCGTGGCGGTGGTCGCACCGCAGCCGCCGCCGGGCATCCGCGAGTTGGCGCCGGGCAGCACGGGCCGGCGCGTGATGCTGGTCGACGACAACGAGGATGCCGCGTCGACGCTCGCGCAATGGCTGCGCGACGCCGGCCACGAAGTCGCCGTCGTGCACGACCCGGTGACCGCGCTGGCCGCCTACCGCGCGTACCGCCCCGACGTCGCGATCCTCGATATCGGGCTGCCGGTGATGGACGGCTACGAGCTGCTGCGGCGGCTGAAGGCGATCAACGAAGTGACGACGTGCATGTTCCTCGCGCTGACCGGTTATGGCCGCAGCGCGGATCGCGAGCGCTGCCTCGCGACCGGGTTCCTGCAGCATTTCGTGAAGCCGGTCGATCCGGCCGCGCTGCATCTCGCGATGACGCTGCCCCGGCCGGGCGGCGATGCGCACGACGGCACGGGCGCGGAAGCCGGACGCTGA
- a CDS encoding MgtC/SapB family protein yields the protein MEPMPVVLHWTDALFRIALALVAGGLVGLDRSEAGKTAGLRTTILVCLAACLAMLQVNALLMQAGKPEGAFAVIDPMRLPLGILTGMGFIGGGAILHRDGLVSGVTTAATLWFVTVIGLCIGGGQLSLGALGLVLALLVVWPLRLVEERLRGVRTARVTVEYELGSTARERLTTRLHAAGFTCRTRGFHESVARALREEELLVQWREQANTDVMLPQLIRTLESAGLTSVRCSSEN from the coding sequence ATGGAGCCGATGCCGGTCGTACTTCACTGGACCGATGCCCTCTTCAGGATCGCGCTGGCGCTCGTGGCGGGCGGGCTGGTCGGCCTCGATCGCAGTGAAGCCGGCAAGACGGCCGGGCTGCGCACGACGATCCTTGTCTGCCTCGCCGCGTGCCTGGCGATGCTGCAGGTGAATGCGCTGCTGATGCAGGCCGGCAAGCCGGAGGGCGCGTTTGCGGTGATCGACCCGATGCGGCTGCCGCTCGGCATCCTGACCGGGATGGGCTTCATCGGCGGGGGTGCAATTCTGCATCGCGACGGCCTCGTCTCCGGCGTGACCACGGCAGCGACGCTGTGGTTCGTCACGGTGATCGGACTGTGCATCGGCGGCGGCCAGTTGTCGCTCGGCGCGCTCGGGCTCGTGCTCGCATTGCTCGTCGTGTGGCCGCTGCGGTTGGTCGAGGAAAGGCTGCGCGGCGTCAGGACGGCGCGGGTCACGGTCGAATACGAACTCGGCTCGACGGCGCGCGAGCGGCTGACGACCCGGCTGCACGCCGCGGGATTCACGTGCCGCACGCGCGGCTTTCACGAATCGGTCGCGCGTGCGCTGCGCGAGGAGGAACTGCTCGTGCAGTGGCGCGAGCAGGCCAACACCGACGTGATGCTGCCGCAACTGATCCGGACTCTCGAGTCGGCCGGGCTGACGTCGGTCCGTTGTTCATCGGAGAACTGA
- a CDS encoding helix-turn-helix domain-containing protein, with translation MSEPQSVDTIGALAHLIRATRLQQGFTRDELANATGLSPKFISQVEAGKPTAQIGKVMLLLGELGVRLYAESSVEISEATALKAAQRRRSGHGG, from the coding sequence ATGTCGGAGCCCCAGTCCGTCGACACGATCGGCGCGCTCGCCCACCTCATTCGCGCGACGCGGCTCCAGCAGGGGTTCACGCGCGACGAACTCGCGAACGCGACCGGGCTGTCGCCGAAATTCATCAGCCAGGTGGAAGCCGGCAAGCCGACCGCGCAAATCGGCAAGGTCATGCTGCTGCTCGGCGAACTCGGCGTGCGCCTGTACGCGGAATCGTCGGTCGAGATTTCGGAAGCCACCGCGCTGAAGGCCGCGCAACGCCGCAGGAGCGGCCATGGCGGCTAG
- a CDS encoding HipA domain-containing protein — protein MAARTLIASANGVRMGTLTDDKGIWSFAYDPQWLASAAAYPLSPAFALRADTFTDTSTDRPVQWFFDNLLPEEGMRMSLAREAKVDAADAWGLLAYFGRESAGALTLLADGEREAPGSLQPLSLDELERRIQAMPERALTATAPKRMSAAGAQQKLLLVLRGDAPDYTLYEPVGSEPSMHLLKPDMRAAGYPHSAINEFFCMKLARKMGLDVPDVHFLRAPSACYVIDRFDRDVASAPAGRVHTIDAMQLLNYDRGFKYQRANAQELARAIDRTSTRALARLSVFRWTVFNVVVGNADAHLKNLSFFVDARGYRLAPFYDIVSTVVYHTPTHRPDHRGDHWPHCELTMPLGNATRFADIDVDALIAFGEALGLRGKAAASELRRFLEPLDRHVVLTLDEVREIARPDAGEMRLLNSIVAMPIAEMGRALRSMRE, from the coding sequence ATGGCGGCTAGAACGCTGATCGCGTCCGCCAACGGCGTGCGCATGGGCACGCTGACCGACGACAAAGGTATCTGGTCGTTCGCGTACGATCCGCAGTGGCTCGCGTCCGCGGCCGCGTACCCGCTGTCGCCGGCGTTCGCGCTGCGCGCGGACACCTTCACCGACACGTCGACCGATCGCCCTGTGCAGTGGTTCTTCGACAACCTGCTGCCCGAGGAAGGCATGCGCATGTCGCTCGCCCGCGAGGCGAAGGTCGATGCCGCCGACGCATGGGGCCTGCTCGCATACTTCGGGCGCGAATCGGCCGGCGCGCTGACGCTGCTCGCCGACGGCGAGCGGGAAGCGCCCGGCAGCCTGCAGCCGCTGTCGCTCGACGAACTCGAGCGCCGGATCCAGGCGATGCCCGAGCGCGCGCTGACGGCCACCGCGCCCAAGCGCATGTCGGCGGCCGGCGCGCAGCAGAAGCTGCTGCTGGTGCTGCGCGGCGACGCGCCCGACTACACGCTGTACGAGCCGGTCGGCAGCGAGCCGTCGATGCATCTGCTCAAGCCGGACATGCGCGCGGCCGGCTACCCGCACTCGGCGATCAACGAATTCTTCTGCATGAAGCTCGCGAGGAAGATGGGGCTCGACGTGCCCGACGTGCACTTCCTGCGCGCGCCGTCCGCGTGCTACGTGATCGACCGGTTCGACCGCGACGTCGCGTCGGCGCCGGCCGGGCGCGTGCATACGATCGACGCGATGCAGTTGCTCAACTACGACCGCGGCTTCAAGTACCAGCGGGCGAATGCGCAGGAACTTGCCCGCGCGATCGACCGCACCAGCACGCGCGCGCTGGCGCGCCTGTCGGTGTTCCGCTGGACCGTGTTCAACGTGGTGGTCGGCAATGCCGACGCGCATCTGAAGAACCTGTCGTTCTTCGTCGACGCGCGCGGCTACCGGCTCGCGCCGTTCTACGACATCGTCAGCACGGTCGTGTATCACACGCCGACGCACCGGCCCGACCATCGCGGCGATCATTGGCCGCACTGCGAACTGACGATGCCGCTCGGCAACGCGACGCGGTTTGCCGATATCGATGTGGATGCGTTGATCGCATTCGGCGAGGCGCTCGGGCTCAGAGGCAAGGCGGCGGCCAGCGAACTGCGGCGCTTTCTCGAGCCGCTCGATCGCCACGTCGTGCTGACGCTCGACGAAGTGCGGGAGATCGCGCGGCCGGACGCGGGGGAGATGCGGTTGCTGAATTCGATCGTCGCGATGCCGATCGCGGAGATGGGGCGGGCGCTTCGGTCGATGCGGGAGTGA
- a CDS encoding GTP-binding protein, whose translation MNALANQPVPAGPPARIPVTVLSGFLGAGKTTLLNYILRNRAGLKVAVIVNDMSEVNVDADEVRRNVELHRGVDELVEMSNGCICCTLRADLLDQVSTLARQQRFDYLLIESTGISEPMPVAETFAFLDRDGFSLSELARLDTLVTVVNGETFEDMITSDEPASNGSETGQPRKLSDLLIEQVEYANVVLVSRFDRIGDAGFDRLRAVLASLNPSARILPMQDGEVDPSDVLETRRFDLPALVESPGWMRHMQVDERASESDTYGIGSWVYRERAPFHPARLLAWLRRPWTNGRLLRCKGYAWAAHRHEEIGMLVQTGGRFQWGYVGRWWRFVPQSDWPRDDYRRAGVLEKWAEPVGDCRQEIVFIGQSIDHERLRRELDACLLTVEEIEAGPESWAAFPQGDAFDALVAIEHP comes from the coding sequence ATGAATGCGCTGGCGAATCAACCCGTGCCGGCCGGCCCGCCGGCGCGGATTCCGGTGACGGTACTGTCCGGATTCCTCGGCGCCGGGAAGACGACGCTGCTGAATTACATCCTGCGCAATCGCGCCGGCCTGAAGGTGGCCGTGATCGTCAACGACATGAGCGAAGTGAACGTCGACGCCGACGAGGTGCGACGCAACGTGGAGCTGCATCGCGGCGTGGACGAGCTGGTCGAGATGAGCAACGGCTGCATCTGTTGCACGCTGCGGGCCGATCTGCTCGATCAGGTCAGCACGCTCGCGCGACAGCAGCGCTTCGATTACCTGCTGATCGAGTCGACTGGAATCTCGGAGCCCATGCCGGTCGCGGAGACGTTCGCGTTCCTCGATCGCGACGGCTTCAGCCTCAGCGAACTCGCGCGGCTCGATACGCTCGTCACGGTAGTCAACGGCGAGACGTTCGAGGACATGATCACGTCGGACGAACCGGCCTCGAACGGAAGTGAAACCGGGCAGCCACGCAAGCTGTCGGACCTGCTGATCGAACAGGTCGAGTATGCGAACGTCGTCCTCGTCAGCCGATTCGATCGGATCGGCGATGCGGGTTTCGACAGGCTGCGCGCGGTGCTCGCGTCGTTGAATCCATCCGCGCGGATTCTGCCGATGCAGGACGGTGAAGTCGATCCGTCGGACGTGCTCGAAACCCGGCGCTTTGACCTGCCGGCGCTCGTCGAATCGCCGGGATGGATGCGCCACATGCAGGTCGACGAACGAGCGTCGGAATCCGACACGTACGGAATCGGATCGTGGGTCTATCGCGAACGTGCGCCGTTTCATCCGGCGCGCCTGCTCGCCTGGCTGAGGCGGCCGTGGACCAATGGCCGGCTACTTCGCTGCAAGGGCTATGCATGGGCTGCGCACCGCCATGAGGAGATCGGCATGCTCGTGCAGACGGGGGGCCGGTTCCAGTGGGGCTATGTCGGCCGCTGGTGGCGATTCGTGCCGCAGTCGGACTGGCCGCGCGACGACTATCGCCGCGCCGGCGTGCTGGAAAAATGGGCGGAGCCGGTCGGCGATTGCCGGCAGGAAATCGTGTTCATCGGGCAGTCGATCGATCACGAACGGTTGCGCCGCGAACTCGATGCGTGCCTGTTGACGGTGGAAGAAATCGAGGCGGGACCGGAATCGTGGGCGGCGTTTCCGCAAGGAGACGCGTTCGATGCGCTCGTGGCCATCGAACATCCGTGA
- the nthB gene encoding nitrile hydratase subunit beta translates to MDGFHDLGGFQGFGRVPHTINSLGYKPVFKEDWEHLAYSLMFVGVDQLKKFSVDEVRHAVERIDVRQHVGTRYYERYVIATATLLVETGVLTQDELDRALGSHFRLANPSHSVGRAAPAGATRFEVGDRVVVRDEYVSGHIRAPGYVRGKTGVVLHRTTESWPFPDAIGHGDTGAAHQPTYHVEFRVRDLWGDAADDGYVVADLFEGYLDRAPETRA, encoded by the coding sequence ATGGACGGCTTTCACGACCTCGGCGGATTCCAGGGCTTCGGCCGGGTGCCGCACACGATCAACAGCCTCGGCTACAAGCCGGTCTTCAAGGAAGACTGGGAACATCTCGCATACAGCTTGATGTTCGTCGGTGTCGATCAATTGAAAAAGTTCAGCGTCGACGAAGTGCGTCACGCGGTCGAACGGATCGACGTGCGCCAGCATGTCGGCACGCGCTACTACGAGCGCTACGTGATCGCGACCGCGACGCTGCTCGTCGAAACCGGCGTGCTGACGCAGGACGAGCTCGACCGCGCGCTCGGTTCGCACTTCCGGCTCGCGAACCCGTCGCATTCCGTCGGCCGGGCGGCGCCCGCGGGCGCGACGCGGTTCGAGGTCGGCGATCGCGTCGTCGTGCGCGACGAATACGTGAGCGGACACATCCGGGCACCGGGCTACGTGCGGGGAAAGACAGGCGTCGTGCTGCACCGGACGACCGAATCGTGGCCGTTCCCGGACGCGATCGGCCACGGCGACACCGGCGCCGCGCATCAGCCGACCTATCACGTCGAATTCCGCGTGAGGGATCTGTGGGGCGACGCCGCCGACGACGGTTATGTCGTGGCCGATTTGTTCGAAGGCTACCTGGATCGCGCGCCGGAGACGCGCGCATGA
- the nthA gene encoding nitrile hydratase subunit alpha, translating into MSANHSAETASTPGERAWALFRVMKEKNLIPDGYIEGLTELMSTTWDPANGARIVARAWVDPGFRELLLKDGTAACAQFGYTGPQGEYIVALEDTPTLKNVIVCSLCSCTNWPVLGLPPEWYKGFEYRARLVREGRTVLRELGTDLPDDVVVKVWDTTAESRYLVLPVRPAGTGHMTEEQLRTLVTKDVLIGVALPRAS; encoded by the coding sequence ATGAGCGCGAACCACTCTGCAGAAACAGCATCGACACCCGGCGAACGCGCCTGGGCGCTGTTTCGCGTGATGAAAGAGAAAAACCTGATCCCGGACGGCTATATAGAAGGCCTGACGGAACTGATGTCGACGACCTGGGACCCGGCCAACGGCGCGCGGATCGTCGCGCGTGCGTGGGTCGATCCGGGGTTTCGCGAGCTGCTATTGAAGGACGGTACCGCCGCGTGCGCGCAGTTCGGCTACACCGGCCCGCAGGGTGAATACATCGTCGCGCTCGAAGATACGCCGACGCTGAAGAACGTGATCGTCTGCAGCCTGTGCTCGTGCACGAACTGGCCGGTGCTTGGGCTGCCGCCCGAGTGGTACAAGGGGTTCGAATACCGCGCGCGGCTCGTCCGCGAGGGGCGCACGGTGCTGCGCGAACTCGGTACCGACTTGCCCGACGACGTCGTCGTGAAGGTGTGGGACACGACGGCCGAAAGCCGCTACCTGGTGCTGCCCGTGCGTCCCGCCGGCACCGGGCACATGACCGAGGAACAACTGCGAACGCTTGTCACGAAGGACGTGCTGATCGGCGTCGCGCTACCGCGCGCGAGCTGA
- a CDS encoding transporter, which yields MMDNVNRMKLKRIAHWIGASLLVVASHYAGAVEVDPGDYEQYPVGATIGVLYYNYSATNAYYANGSKTSNFDLQSNIGIARLLHVFQLTDRLTIDPQVLLPFGHVSGFGNASALGSTTGVGDVILTAPLKFRLNEAKDVIAATVYLYAPTGSYDQNRGLNLGANRWSLDFQAAYVKHFSAKWALDLVGDAIWYGNNTSYGASGATLHQRMSYSAQAMVRYMPDPGTSLGLGITQFWGGETRVDGVDGHDALRTTRMRLTASKFVTKADQVQVQLGTDLSVRNGPKNSLLVGLRYAHIF from the coding sequence ATGATGGACAACGTCAACAGAATGAAACTGAAGCGAATCGCGCACTGGATCGGCGCATCGCTGCTAGTCGTCGCGTCGCATTACGCGGGCGCGGTCGAGGTCGATCCCGGCGACTACGAGCAGTACCCGGTCGGCGCGACGATCGGCGTGCTGTATTACAACTATTCGGCGACGAACGCGTACTACGCGAACGGCAGCAAGACATCGAATTTCGACCTGCAGTCGAACATCGGCATCGCGCGGCTGCTGCACGTATTCCAGCTGACCGACCGGCTGACGATCGATCCGCAGGTGCTGCTGCCGTTCGGCCACGTGAGCGGCTTCGGCAATGCGAGCGCGCTCGGCAGCACGACCGGCGTCGGCGACGTGATTCTGACCGCGCCGCTGAAATTCCGCCTGAACGAAGCGAAGGACGTGATCGCCGCAACCGTCTACCTGTATGCGCCGACCGGAAGCTACGACCAGAACCGCGGCCTGAATCTCGGCGCGAACCGCTGGTCGCTCGACTTCCAGGCCGCGTACGTGAAGCATTTCTCGGCGAAGTGGGCGCTCGACCTCGTCGGCGACGCGATCTGGTACGGCAACAACACGTCGTACGGCGCAAGCGGTGCGACGCTGCATCAGCGGATGAGCTACAGCGCGCAGGCGATGGTTCGCTACATGCCTGATCCAGGCACATCGCTCGGCTTAGGGATCACGCAATTCTGGGGCGGCGAAACGCGCGTCGACGGTGTCGACGGCCATGACGCGCTGCGCACGACGCGGATGCGGCTGACCGCGTCGAAGTTCGTGACGAAGGCCGACCAGGTACAGGTCCAGCTCGGCACCGACCTGAGCGTGCGCAACGGGCCGAAGAACAGCCTGCTCGTCGGCCTGCGTTACGCGCACATCTTCTGA
- a CDS encoding phenylacetaldoxime dehydratase family protein, with protein MESAIDKHLVCPRTLSRRVADDYQPPFPMYVARAAEDLSQVVMGYFGVQYRGADQRSVALAALRRIVADFDAPDGPGNHDLTQHTDNQGYDNLIAVGYWRDPDAYARWIASPAVAEWWASDARLADGIGYFREIVAPRAEQFETLYAFTNDFPGVGSIMDGVSGEIEEHGYWGSMRDRFPISQTDWMHADGELRIVAGDPARGGRVVVLAHDNIALIRSGQDWRAAEDDERRLYLDEIEPTLRSGMDFLRDNGVDVGCYSNRYVRSIDLDGNLLDESYNIGHWRSLDRLERWAESHPTHLRIFVTFFRVVTGLSKLRLYHEVSVFDAKHQVYEYVNCHPTTGMMRDAVAR; from the coding sequence ATGGAATCCGCAATCGATAAACACCTGGTCTGCCCGCGCACGCTGTCACGCCGTGTCGCCGACGACTACCAGCCGCCGTTCCCGATGTACGTCGCCCGTGCGGCGGAAGACCTGAGCCAGGTCGTGATGGGCTATTTCGGCGTGCAGTATCGCGGCGCCGACCAGCGCTCCGTCGCACTGGCCGCGCTGCGCCGGATCGTCGCCGATTTCGATGCGCCGGACGGCCCGGGCAATCATGATCTGACGCAGCACACCGACAACCAGGGCTACGACAATCTGATCGCCGTCGGCTATTGGCGCGACCCTGACGCATACGCGCGCTGGATCGCGTCGCCGGCGGTCGCCGAATGGTGGGCATCCGACGCGCGGCTCGCGGACGGCATCGGCTATTTCCGCGAGATCGTCGCGCCGCGCGCGGAGCAGTTCGAGACGCTGTACGCGTTCACGAACGATTTTCCCGGTGTCGGCTCGATCATGGACGGCGTCAGTGGCGAGATCGAGGAACACGGTTACTGGGGGTCGATGCGCGACCGGTTCCCGATTTCGCAAACCGACTGGATGCATGCGGACGGCGAATTGCGGATCGTCGCGGGTGACCCGGCGCGCGGCGGCCGCGTGGTCGTGCTGGCGCACGACAACATCGCGCTGATCCGTTCCGGGCAGGACTGGCGTGCGGCCGAAGACGACGAACGACGGCTGTATCTCGACGAGATCGAGCCGACGCTTCGCAGCGGGATGGACTTCCTGCGCGACAACGGTGTCGACGTCGGCTGCTATAGCAACCGCTACGTGCGGTCGATCGATCTCGACGGCAATCTGCTCGACGAGAGTTACAACATCGGCCACTGGCGCTCGCTCGACCGCCTCGAGCGATGGGCGGAGTCGCATCCGACTCATCTTCGGATCTTCGTCACGTTCTTTCGCGTCGTCACCGGGCTTTCGAAGCTGCGGCTGTATCACGAGGTGTCCGTATTCGACGCGAAACATCAGGTCTACGAATACGTGAACTGCCATCCGACAACCGGGATGATGCGCGACGCCGTCGCCCGCTGA
- a CDS encoding amidase, with product MAIKRPTREQLSDIAAGFGFHVDARQLADYDDALQANFDAYDAIDALPDYLPTIAYPRTPGYRPEGDENRYGAWARKSTIHGAADGKLRGKTVAVKDNICVGGVPMRNGASTFEGYVPDVDATVVTRMLDAGATIAGKSTCEYYCFSGGSHTSASGPVLNPRKAGHSAGGSSSGSGALIASGEVDMALGSDQGGSVRIPSAYCGVYGMKPTHGLVPYTGAMPIEATVDHLGPMTGNVLDNALLLDVIAGDDGLDPRQRALPPRADYLGAIRDGIAGLRIGILREGFGLANSEAVVDEAVLVAAHRLRQLGAKVDEVSVPLHAAGTAIWLPIAAEGATQQMMKGNSHGFNWGGLYVTGMIDHHAGWRERADELPDTVKVTMLLGEYFTSRYRGRYYAKCQNLARRLRADYDTALQSYDLLLMPTVPIRASKLPEPGCAMSESLTRAFEMLANTAPFDVSGHPAMSLPCGIAEDLPIGLQLVGRRFDEATIYRCAYAYEQSSDWRQTTFA from the coding sequence ATGGCCATCAAACGCCCGACCCGCGAACAACTTTCCGACATCGCAGCCGGCTTCGGCTTTCATGTCGATGCCCGGCAGCTCGCCGATTACGACGACGCGCTGCAGGCGAATTTCGACGCGTACGACGCGATCGACGCGCTGCCCGACTATCTGCCGACCATCGCGTATCCGCGCACGCCCGGCTACCGCCCGGAAGGCGACGAAAACCGTTATGGCGCGTGGGCGCGCAAGAGCACGATCCACGGCGCCGCCGACGGCAAGCTGCGCGGCAAGACCGTGGCCGTGAAAGACAACATCTGCGTCGGCGGCGTGCCGATGCGCAACGGCGCGAGCACGTTCGAGGGTTACGTGCCCGACGTCGACGCGACTGTCGTCACGCGGATGCTCGACGCCGGTGCGACGATCGCGGGCAAGTCGACCTGCGAGTACTACTGCTTTTCCGGCGGCTCGCATACGAGCGCGTCCGGGCCCGTGCTCAATCCGCGCAAGGCCGGACATTCGGCCGGCGGTTCGTCGTCCGGCAGCGGTGCGCTGATCGCGAGCGGCGAAGTCGACATGGCGCTCGGCAGCGATCAGGGCGGCTCGGTGCGGATTCCGTCCGCGTATTGCGGTGTCTACGGAATGAAGCCGACGCACGGCCTGGTCCCGTATACCGGCGCCATGCCAATCGAGGCGACCGTCGACCACCTCGGGCCGATGACGGGCAACGTGCTCGACAACGCGCTCTTGCTCGACGTGATCGCCGGTGACGACGGGCTCGACCCGCGCCAGCGGGCGCTGCCGCCGCGCGCCGACTATCTCGGTGCGATCCGGGACGGCATCGCCGGCCTGCGGATCGGCATCCTGCGCGAAGGGTTTGGACTCGCGAATTCGGAGGCGGTCGTCGACGAGGCCGTGCTCGTCGCCGCGCACCGGTTGCGCCAGCTTGGCGCGAAGGTCGACGAGGTATCGGTGCCGTTGCATGCGGCCGGAACGGCGATCTGGCTGCCGATTGCCGCCGAAGGCGCGACTCAGCAGATGATGAAGGGCAACAGCCACGGCTTCAACTGGGGCGGCCTGTACGTGACCGGCATGATCGATCATCACGCGGGCTGGCGCGAGCGTGCCGACGAGCTGCCGGATACCGTCAAGGTGACGATGCTGCTCGGAGAGTATTTCACGAGCCGGTATCGCGGCCGCTATTACGCGAAGTGCCAGAACCTCGCACGGCGGCTGCGGGCGGATTACGACACGGCCCTGCAATCGTATGATCTTTTGTTGATGCCGACCGTGCCGATACGCGCGTCGAAACTGCCGGAGCCCGGTTGCGCGATGTCCGAATCGCTGACGCGCGCGTTCGAGATGCTCGCGAATACGGCACCGTTCGACGTATCCGGACATCCGGCAATGTCGCTTCCCTGCGGGATCGCGGAAGATCTACCGATCGGGCTGCAACTGGTCGGGCGTCGCTTCGACGAGGCGACGATCTATCGGTGCGCCTATGCGTATGAACAGTCGTCCGACTGGCGCCAGACGACGTTCGCATGA